The following are encoded together in the Astyanax mexicanus isolate ESR-SI-001 chromosome 8, AstMex3_surface, whole genome shotgun sequence genome:
- the LOC103047867 gene encoding protein FAM43A-like, whose product MPSGAEPCEEKYSKRCVSWAKAYRDRIGGILPSKRKTLSISTDDPSFPVLYLGSSTTLQAKGSGCTDAAVSKVWRKSDMGRTGSRMLLTVGAQGIRMEHSGEKRTERKPDHLYLLHRVTHCATDPALPRVLAWVYRHQVKNKAVMLRCHVALLPKADQARTAENLLNRTLLTALTEFQRLKRRQDAKRQQLLQAGPGTVPLLPIRKLLNGQCCYKPPAQNSASHSGQKLCSISEDSLGEEEEERSSYLDEECLEDEEDEEEMYLIINNLQELDLQNEMTSLCGQSMSSQSSGETSDEDALLPAC is encoded by the exons ATGCCGAGCGGAGCAGAACCGTGTGAGGAGAAGTACTCTAAGCGCTGCGTCTCCTGGGCTAAAGCCTACCGGGACCGGATCGGCGGGATCCTGCCGTCCAAGAGAAAGACCCTGAGCATCTCCACCGATGACCCGTCCTTCCCTGTGCTGTACCTGGGGAGCTCCACCACCCTGCAGGCAAAGGGCTCCGGCTGCACGGACGCGGCGGTCAGTAAGGTCTGGAGGAAGAGCGATATGGGTCGAACCGGATCCAGGATGCTGCTGACCGTCGGAGCTCAGGGCATCCGGATGGAGCACAGCGGCGAGAAGAGAACCGAGAGGAAACCGGATCACCTGTACCTCCTGCACCGGGTCACGCACTGCGCCACGGACCCCGCGCTGCCCCGGGTCCTGGCCTGGGTCTACCGGCACCAGGTGAAGAACAAAGCTGTGATGCTGCGCTGCCACGTAGCCCTGCTGCCCAAAGCGGACCAGGCCAGAACCGCGGAGAACCTGTTGAACCGGACCCTGCTGACCGCGCTGACCGAGTTCCAGAGGCTGAAGCGGCGGCAGGACGCCAAGCGGCAGCAGCTGCTCCAGGCGGGACCCGGGACCGTCCCGCTGCTGCCCATCAGGAAGCTCCTGAACGGACAGTGCTGCTACAAACCCCCGGCTCAGAACTCCGCCAGCCACAG TGGTCAGAAGCTCTGCTCCATCAGTGAGGATTCTCTgggggaggaggaagaggagcgcAGCAGCTACCTGGATGAAGAATGTCTggaagatgaggaagatgaagagGAAATGTACCTGATTATCAACAACCTGCAGGAGCTGGACCTTCAAAACGAAATGACGTCCCTGTGTGGACAGAGCATGAGCAGCCAATCCAGCGGAGAGACCAGCGATGAGGATGCACTTTTACCGGCCTGTTAA